From the genome of Vicia villosa cultivar HV-30 ecotype Madison, WI linkage group LG2, Vvil1.0, whole genome shotgun sequence, one region includes:
- the LOC131652751 gene encoding methyl-CpG-binding domain-containing protein 9 isoform X1, translating to MIMELTESSAANLNNLPLPPPPQPPHNNLQDTRSILCIDLNEIPSPSSSFPETLPDLTIDIVRTYHENPAPPPGGPAALPGGSTSCAVCAKSGGGNCLVCDGCERSFHLACAGIRGGGGRQVAASIGEWVCGECLAGGVKSKRWPLGVKSKQLLDINASPPSDVDGEELHDARKHTMGDKSFGTNQFGDPVTYSTFYNGSAFGLQRASGVMTHAVRVGFEDILNHTQAMARSFEEVPSQTQSPNESILLALRDFISERHGVLEEGWRVELRQSMISPDLYAVYCAPDGKIFDSVYEVANYLGLPSGYNSMESEIKNEMSLSLGGPHISRKRKSSRTLTANGYAEKQGTMINSNYKDCSSDGFIMECANAQGTIPKASEIGRKENSHTDPDQSADGLPLQFKDFYVLSLGKVDGRPSYYDVNLTFPVGYRSSWHDKITGSLFTCEVLDGGDSGPLFRIKRCSCSKFPIPDGSTILSMQSHCQFVSETNECRRETNDSMDFDGDESIQMILLEPCAPTENDILSCVASCSNETYASEGLRPVAGSVRDNTENSFDDNMDFGDEIGDILVEEQSPFSAWKLISQKLVSACKDICKEKGTLKLYCKHVVSEMGLHKWDLRNGKIDTHFPSLDKFCGYPGFVGIPDTLYADSDLTGLYELLGKWLEQDRFGLDVEFVQEVLEQLPGVQDSLQYELLSSRTNSSSLPTVENGFLVVESKGQSKYQDEAAAVQGLYRRPKKARLTESFVKEDQCPPPGKPLCSRAPTELIGDIFEVWEHLDRFHEILDLKEPLLLEELEKELINPWFDELEFPEKLERGMGRNQVLCSQGGNDDYRLVCEAGPSGSTESSFIQVETEAMKEEAQVKLASFTYVRCFGIALTKAHNSLLRVLIGELQSKVAALVDPNSEPGETRGRRGRRKDIDSAVPAKRTKVNMLPINELTWPELARRYILAFLSMDGNLESAEITARESGKVFRCLRGDGGLLCGSLTGVAGMEADALLLAEATSKIFGSLSRENDVLIMEEDESDAKDVSEMKLANDGKIPEWAQVLEPVRKLPTNVGTRIRKCVNDALDKNPPDWARAILEHSISKAVYKGNASGPTKKAVLSVLNDVTQGVQPNTNKERKKKIIISISDIILKQCRIVLRRAAAADDSKVFCNLLGRKLVNSSDNDDEGLLGSPAMVARPLDFRTIDLRLASGAYGGSHEAFLEDVRELWSNVRVAFGDQPDLVELAEKLSQNFELLYDDEVVTYVQKFAEYAKVGCLSAEMKKEVDVFIASTSEIPKAPWDEGVCKVCGVDRDDDSVLLCDTCDAEYHKYCLNPPLARIPEGNWYCPSCIGGKHATQDVTEPAKITGKRSSKKFQGEVICLYLEALTHLSAVMEEKEYWEYSVGERMLLLKFLCGELLSSSLIRQHLEQCAESSVELHQKLRALSVEWKNLKIKEDVLSTKAAKFDLLSQSTNGEVGLKDGFTSLFSNTSKCLFKPHSATTNPNGPGVFVDSLPSEEIPKEKSRFNSVDKSISVTHSDSDSQNMNSIEGQLRTVPVVVESPCTDKSPKYFPSPNHMAQGINGYSGATHIQGSHQKCEVRDVFTSASCQQGQCVPVEVSQNAVNELEPYHLELNAVKHNILLLQDSITSIGSQLSKVPVRREFLGIDSIGRLYWALGTPSERSRIVVDASAVLQHRKGLSVGKNFVDKFSALQHWALSEKDNYKMLGLIKDCSPLNSQPLKASGNCSPWIAYETDSEIEELLGWLTDNDPREKELKDSIMLAQKHKLQEFINANTECQVDDQVPRNTPSNSLVTKATSLLEKNRTTDEKLCRCECLEPIWPSRKHCLYCHKTFLTDDEFELHNDGKCNAGLLALEKNKDKNGSSKGRGNLKCDASHEKSRAYAETAGTSINKCSKLSLNLIKFSNEGSSCPFNFEDICSKFVTDDSNKKLVREIGLIGSDGVPSFVSSISPLVSDFTLFLSLKGDDIVGGASKALESRVSQENTDGAGICHDNKSGKSTQSLAANESNETGKSSKLGEQRDGKFSFCNRASDMGVYSCCVVPSSSLRPLVGKVSHILRQLKINLLDMDAALPEVALRPSKAQLDRRQAWRAFVKSAETIYAMIQATIALEDMIKTEFLRIDWWYWSAFSAAAKSSTLPSLALRIYSLDSAIMYEKMPNSSLTDSSDPPAIAEQKLVITVDADKTKSSRKSNRKRKESDG from the exons AAAGCACACGATGGGTGATAAATCTTTTGGTACCAATCAATTTGGTGATCCAGTGACATATTCAACCTTCTACAACGGGAGTGCGTTTGGCTTGCAAAGGGCATCTGGAGTTATGACACATGCTGTTAGAGTGGGTTTTGAAGATATATTAAATCACACCCAAGCAATGGCTAGAAGCTTTGAGGAAGTACCATCTCAGACTCAGAGTCCAAATGAGTCAATTTTGCTGGCTCTTAGAGATTTTATATCTGAAAGGCATGGTGTACTGGAGGAAGGTTGGCGAGTGGAACTTAGACAATCAATGATCAGCCCTGACCTGTATGCAGTTTATTGTGCCCCTGATGGAAAGATATTTGATTCTGTGTATGAAGTAGCTAATTATCTGGGGCTACCGTCTGGCTACAATTCCATGGAATCTGAAATAAAGAATGAAATGTCTCTTTCTTTAGGTGGGCCTCACATATCCAGAAAACGAAAGTCTTCTAGAACTCTGACAGCCAATGGTTATGCAGAAAAGCAGGGAACCATGATCAATAGTAATTATAAGGATTGCTCTTCTGATGGTTTCATTATGGAATGTGCTAATGCTCAGGGGACTATCCCAAAAGCCTCTGAGATTGGAAGAAAAGAGAACAGTCACACCGACCCTGATCAATCCGCT gaTGGACTTCCTCTGCAGTTTAAGGACTTCTATGTTCTTTCTTTGGGAAAAGTTGATGGGAGACCTTCATATTATGATGTTAACCTTACCTTTCCTGTGGGTTATAGATCTTCCTGGCATGACAAGATTACTGGCTCTCTTTTTACGTGCGAAGTTTTGGATGGTGGTGATTCTGGGCCTTTATTTAGGATTAAAAGGTGTTCATGTTCAAAGTTTCCTATTCCAGATGGGTCAACCATCCTTTCAATGCAAAGTCATTGTCAATTTGTAAGCGAAACCAATGAATGTCGGAGAGAGACTAATGATAGTATGGATTTCGACGGTGACGAGAGTATCCAAATGATCCTTTTAGAACCCTGTGCCCCAACAGAAAATGACATCTTAAGTTGTGTTGCCAGTTGCTCAAATGAAACATATGCATCAGAAGGATTAAGGCCAGTTGCTGGTTCGGTTCGAGATAATACTGAAAATTCATTTGATGATAATATGGATTTTGGTGATGAAATTGGTGATATTTTGGTTGAAGAGCAGTCCCCATTCTCAGCATGGAAACTTATTTCTCAAAAGTTAGTCAGTGCTTGCAAGGATATCTGCAAGGAGAAAGGAACTCTTAAATTATATTGTAAACATGTTGTAAGTGAAATGGGCTTACATAAATGGGATTTAAGGAATGGAAAAATTGATACCCACTTCCCTTCGTTGGATAAATTTTGTGGTTATCCTGGGTTTGTCGGCATTCCAGATACACTTTATGCAGACAGTGATCTGACTGGTCTCTATGAGCTGTTAGGAAAATGGTTGGAGCAGGATAGATTTGGGTTAGATGTTGAATTTGTGCAAGAAGTATTGGAACAGCTTCCTGGCGTGCAGGATTCTTTGCAATATGAACTTTTGAGTAGTAGAACTAATAGCTCTTCATTACCAACAGTGGAGAATGGTTTCCTAGTGGTTGAATCTAAAGGTCAATCAAAATATCAAGATGAAGCAGCAGCTGTTCAAGGTTTATATAGAAGGCCTAAGAAGGCAAGATTGACTGAAAGTTTTGTTAAGGAAGATCAATGTCCACCTCCCGGGAAACCACTGTGCTCTAGGGCTCCTACTGAACTCATTGGTGACATTTTTgag GTTTGGGAGCATTTAGATAGATTTCATGAAATTCTAGACCTTAAAGAACCATTGTTATTGGAGGAGCTTGAGAAGGAACTTATCAACCCATGGTTTGATGAATTAGAGTTCCCTGAGAAGTTGGAGAGGGGAATGGGTAGAAATCAAGTTTTATGTTCACAAGGGGGTAATGATGATTACCGACTAGTATGTGAAGCTGGTCCATCAGGTTCCACAGAAAGTTCTTTTATTCAAGTGGAAACAGAAGCTATGAAAGAGGAAGCCCAAGTTAAGCTCGCATCCTTCACCTATGTCAGATGCTTTGGTATAGCATTGACCAAGGCTCATAATTCATTACTAAGAGTGCTAATAGGTGAACTGCAATCAAAGGTGGCTGCTCTGGTGGATCCAAATTCTGAACCCGGAGAGACTCGGGGTAGACGAGGAAGAAGGAAAGATATAGATAGTGCAGTTCCTGCCAAACGAACTAAAGTCAATATGCTTCCTATTAATGAATTGACATGGCCAGAACTAGCTCGTAGATATATCTTAGCTTTCTTATCAATGGATGGTAACCTCGAGTCTGCGGAAATTACTGCCCGTGAAAGTGGTAAAGTATTTCGTTGCTTACGAGGTGATGGTGGTTTGCTGTGTGGGTCCCTTACTGGTGTGGCTGGGATGGAAGCTGATGCACTG TTGCTTGCGGAGGCAACATCGAAGATTTTTGGCTCCTTGAGCAGAGAAAATGATGTACTCATCATGGAAGAAGACGAGTCTGATGCAAAGGAtgtttctgaaatgaaattggcaAATGATGGTAAAATTCCTGAATGGGCACAGGTGCTGGAACCTGTCAGAAAGCTACCAACAAATGTGGGAACCCGAATCAGAAAGTGTGTTAATGATGCTTTAGATAAGAATCCGCCAGATTGGGCGAGGGCAATACTGGAACACTCAATTAGTAAGGCCGTGTACAAGGGCAATGCATCTGGACCAACAAAG AAAGCAGTTCTTTCAGTGTTGAATGATGTAACTCAAGGAGTGCAGCCGAATACCAACAAGGAAAGGAAAAAGAAGATTATTATATCTATTTCTGACATTATTTTGAAGCAATGCCGCATTGTATTACGCCGTGCAGCTGCTGCAGATGATTCAAAAGTTTTTTGCAATTTGTTGGGAAGAAAATTAGTAAATTCTTCTGATAACGATGATGAGGGGCTTCTTGGATCTCCAGCTATGGTGGCCCGTCCTCTTGATTTCCGAACTATTGATCTAAGATTGGCTTCTGGAGCTTATGGTGGATCTCATGAAGCTTTTCTTGAGGATGTTCGCGAG CTGTGGAGCAATGTTCGTGTTGCTTTTGGGGATCAACCGGATTTAGTTGAACTTGCGGAAAAATTATCCCAGAATTTTGAACTTTTATACGATGATGAG GTTGTCACCTATGTCCAAAAGTTTGCAGAGTATGCTAAAGTGGGATGCTTAAGTGCAGAAATGAAAAAAGAAGTTGATGTTTTCATTGCATCAACAAGTGAGATTCCGAAGGCCCCTTGGGATGAGGGAGTCTGTAAAGTATGTGGCGTTGATAGGGACGATGACAGTGTTCTTCTATGTGATACTTGTGATGCTGAGTATCATAAATATTGCTTGAATCCTCCACTTGCAAGGATCCCCGAAGGAAATTGGTACTGTCCATCTTGTATTGGTGGTAAACATGCAACACAAGATGTCACGGAACCTGCTAAGATTACTGGAAAACGTAGTAGTAAAAAATTCCAGGGAGAAGTTATCTGTCTTTATTTGGAAGCACTAACTCATTTATCGGCTGTTATGGAAGAAAAAGAATATTGGGAGTACAGTGTGGGAGAG AGAATGCTCCTCCTCAAGTTTTTATGTGGCGAGTTGCTCAGCTCTTCTCTGATACGACAGCATCTTGAGCAATGTGCAGAGTCTTCTGTTGAGTTACATCAGAAATTGCGTGCACTTTCTGTGGAGTGGAAAAACCTGAAAATTAAGGAAGATGTTTTATCCACAAAAGCTGCAAAATTTGATTTGTTGTCACAAAGTACCAATGGAGAAGTTGGTCTTAAGGACGGATTCACATCTTTGTTCTCAAATACTAGTAAATGTCTTTTTAAGCCACATAGTGCAACCACCAATCCTAATGGTCCTGGGGTATTTGTTGATAGTCTACCTTCAGAAGAGATTCCTAAAGAGAAGTCTAGGTTCAATAGTGTTGATAAAAGCATATCCGTGACACATTCAGATTCTGATAGCCAAAACATGAATTCCATAGAAGGACAACTTAGGACTGTTCCTGTGGTTGTAGAGTCTCCATGTACAGATAAATCCCCCAAGTATTTTCCATCCCCAAATCATATGGCTCAAGGAATAAATGGTTACAGTGGAGCAACTCATATTCAGGGTAGCCACCAGAAATGTGAGGTAAGGGATGTATTTACTTCTGCTTCCTGCCAGCAGGGACAATGTGTGCCTGTTGAAGTTTCCCAGAATGCCGTGAATGAGTTGGAGCCATACCACCTCGAGCTCAATGCCGTCAAGCATAATATTTTGCTACTGCAGGACTCTATAACTAGCATAGGATCACAGCTGTCAAAGGTCCCTGTTCGTCGGGAATTTTTAGGAATTGATTCCATTGGTCGACTATACTGGGCTTTGGGTACGCCTAGTGAACGTTCACGTATAGTTGTTGATGCAAGTGCTGTTCTTCAGCATAGAAAAGGATTGTCAGTTGGCAAAAATTTTGTCGACAAGTTTTCCGCTCTGCAGCATTGGGCACTATCTGAGAAGGATAACTATAAGATGTTAGGGCTGATCAAGGACTGCTCTCCTTTGAATTCGCAACCACTTAAAGCTTCAGGCAATTGTTCACCGTGGATTGCTTATGAAACTGATTCAGAAATCGAAGAGCTGTTGGGTTGGTTAACAGATAATGACCCTAgagaaaaagagttgaaagattccATTATGCTGGCGCAAAAACATAAGCTTCAAGAGTTTATTAATGCAAACACTGAATGTCAGGTTGATGACCAAGTGCCAAGAAATACACCATCTAATTCTCTTGTTACAAAGGCCACTTCCTTGCTGGAAAAGAACAGAACTACTGATGAAAAGTTGTGTAGGTGTGAATGCCTAGAGCCCATATGGCCTTCTAGGAAACATTGCTTGTATTGCCACAAAACCTTTTTGACTGATGATGAATTTGAGCTACACAATGATGGCAAATGTAATGCAGGACTTCTGGCCTTGGAGAAGAATAAAGATAAAAATGGATCTTCTAAAGGAAGAGGGAATTTGAAATGTGATGCCTCACATGAAAAGTCCCGAGCTTATGCAGAAACAGCTGGAACCTCAATCAATAAATGTTCCAAGCTAAGTTTGAATTTGATTAAATTTTCAAATGAAGGTTCCTCTTGCCCATTTAATTTTGAAGATATATGCTCAAAGTTTGTGACAGATGATTCCAACAAGAAGCTTGTCAGAGAAATTGGTCTTATTGGTTCAGATGGTGTCCCATCTTTTGTTTCTTCCATATCTCCTCTTGTTAGTGATTTTACGCTATTCTTATCCCTAAAGGGCGATGACATTGTTGGTGGTGCCTCTAAAGCTTTAGAAAGCCGGGTTTCTCAAGAAAACACTGATGGTGCTGGCATATGCCATGACAATAAATCAGGAAAATCCACTCAGAGTTTAGCTGCAAATGAAAGCAATGAAACAGGAAAATCGAGTAAATTAGGAGAACAAAGAGATGGAAAGTTCTCTTTTTGTAATCGGGCTTCCGATATGGGAGTCTATAGCTGCTGTGTGGTTCCTTCGTCGTCCTTGAGACCACTAGTTGGTAAAGTTTCTCATATCTTGAGGCAACTAAAGATTAATCTACTTGATATGGATGCTGCGCTTCCAGAAGTTGCTCTAAGACCATCAAAGGCACAGTTGGACAGAAGACAGGCTTGGCGTGCATTTGTTAAATCTGCAGAGACTATATATGCG ATGATTCAGGCAACAATTGCACTGGAGGATATGATTAAGACGGAGTTCTTAAGGATTGACTGGTGGTACTGGTCAGCATTCTCAGCTGCTGCCAAATCTTCTACTTTGCCTTCCCTCGCTCTTCGGATATACTCTCTTGATTCAGCCATTATGTATGAGAAAATGCCCAATTCAAGTTTAACTGACAGCTCTGATCCTCCTGCCATAGCAGAACAGAAACTGGTGATCACCGTGGATGCAGATAAAACCAAGTCAAGCCGGAAGTCCAACAGGAAAAGAAAGGAATCGGATGGTTAA